The region GTTTGGAGATTAAAAAGATATTTATACACGGCTGGAGTTTCTCATCGGAAATATGGGAAAGATTTAAAAATATTGGAAACTCTGTATTCCTTGATCTCCCTTTTCACGGAAATAATATTAATTTTTCCGATAAGGATATCTTAAATAATTTTTCTGAAAATCTATTTTCTTATATTGAAAGCTGTGATGAAGAGGTTGTGTTGATAGGCTGGTCACTTGGAGCTACTGTGGGCGTATTAACAGCATTAAAAAAACCTAAGAATCTAAAGAAGATTATCCTGATAGGCTTCTCACCTAAGTTTAAAGACAGACAGTTAGGTCATGATCCTTCACGTATTAAAGCTTTTATGATGGCTCTTAGAAAAGATTTTGAAGGAACGGTTTATAACTTCAGAGAAACAGCTGTTGGGAATAGATTTACAGATATACCTTTACCTGAGAAAAATGGGAGTATAAAACTTCTAAGGAAGTTTATAGAAATAGATCTTACAGACAGGCTTGATGAGATTGATATACCTGTTGTTCTGATACACGGTAAGAGAGACAGGATAATAAACTATAATGCTTCTGTTTTCTGTTCAAAAAAGATAAAAAATTCCAGTCTTATCCTTACAGATTCACACCACGCACCATTTTTAGAAATGCCGGAAATTATATCTGATACTCTGATATAATGATTCTCTTAAGATTTTTGACAGAAAGGTAAGAAGTTGAAAAATCTTGTTAGATTTTCATTTTCAAGGTTCTCAGAAAGTTACGACAGGGAAGCTCTTTTACAGAGAGATGCTGCAAAGATACTCATTGATTTTGCAGGTGAGCTTAAAGGTAGAGGTATTGATTTAGGCTGTGGAACAGGTTTTTTATACAGATTATCAGGATGGGAGAATATCACAGGTATAGATATATCAGAGGATATGATCAGATTTTACAGAAGGTTTAATCCTGCAGGTATAGTAGCTGATATGGAGGATCTTCCTTTCAGGGATAAAAGTTTTGATTATGCTGTTTCTAACTTTTCCATACACTGGGCAGATTTTGAAAAGACAGTTAAAGAGATAAAAAGGGTTCTGAAGGATAATGGAAAGTTTGTATTCAATATACCTTTATCAGGAAGTATGAGTGTTGTAGAGGAGATATTAGGGGATACAAAGTTTGATTTTCTACCAGCTGAAAAAGTGATTGAACTGTTAGACAAAAATCAGTTTAGTGTGGAACAGTTTTTTATTAAGGATCTGAAAAAAGATTTTGAGGATGGATACAGCCTTCTTACACACCTTCACAAAACAGGTGTTGCGATAAACACAGGCAGTAAAACACTTGGTGAGAAAAGAAAGATAGTTAAAAAATTCAAAGAATACACCCATCCAGTAATACTGAACTTTAAGCTTCTGTTCGTGAAAGCTAAGTTGTAAAAATAGGGATTTATCTCATTAGGGAATGATAAGAAGGCAAAGGATAAACAGAGGGGAATTATGAGTTATATCCGAAGAAAAGGAAGTCAGACATTCCCAAAGCCACTCAATTCTCCGGCAGTCTAAAGAAGTATGCTAAAAAGAAAAAACTATTGAAAAAATAATGAAAGAAGAACGAAAAGCTCTTGAGGAGAGGATTGTTGAGAAATATAAAGGTAGTTGATACAAATTTAATTTTAAGATGTTCTCTTGGAGATGGAAAACTTGTGATAATTCCTGTGAGAACTATGAAAAAAACCAAAATTATATATAGAAAAGCTTTTTAAAGAAGAGAATAAAGAAAATCTTTACACTACATTGCATTTAATATATATTATGTAGTGTAATGAAGAATAAAATCCTAGAAAATATCTTAATAGAAGAAAGAGAAAGACTATTAGGAAGATTAAAAGCAATAGAACATAGACTAAAATCTTTACCTTCTGGATGGATAAGAGAAATAAAAAAAGAGAATAAAACCTATAAATATCTATATCAATCCAAAAGAGAAGGAAAAAAAGTAAAGTCTATTTTCGTAGGAAAAGTTGATGAAAATCTTGAAAAACAAATAAATGAAAGAAGAAAATTGATAGAAGAGAAAAAACAGCTAAAAGAAAGGGTTAAAGAGTTAAATAAAATCTTAGAGTTATATTAAAAACATCCGTTTTTTATATAAAACAAACTTAATAGAAACTTATATATTTTTGGTAAACTTTTTTTATAAGGAAATGGTAACTTTTATATTTTTTAATCAATTTATAGTCCTATGGTAAAAATTTATTTACACCACATATTTAATAAATAAATTTTAAGTAGGAGACGCATAAATGGAGTATAAGAACAGAATAGTTTCAGATCCAGATATATTAAGGGGTAAACCGAGAATTAAGGGAACAAGAATATCTGTTGAACTTATACTAGAGAAACTTGGAGAAGGAATATCTATAGAAGAACTTCTAAAATCTTATCCAAATTTAACAAGAGAAGATATATTAGCTGCTATTTCTTATTCTGCAGATGTCATTAAAAACGAGGAATTAGTTGAAGGTTAGAATTTTAGCAGATGAGAACGTAAATTATAAAATTATAGAGCATCTCAAAGATAATAATCTTGATGTTATTCCGCTTATAGATTTAGAAAGAGGAATCTCTGATTAGGAAGTTATAAAATTAGCCAAAAAACTTAAAGCAATTATACTTACTGAAGACTCTGATTTTGGTACATGGGCTTTCTCATTAAAAGAAGAAATCAATGGTGTAATTTATATTAGA is a window of Persephonella marina EX-H1 DNA encoding:
- a CDS encoding alpha/beta fold hydrolase; amino-acid sequence: MEIKKIFIHGWSFSSEIWERFKNIGNSVFLDLPFHGNNINFSDKDILNNFSENLFSYIESCDEEVVLIGWSLGATVGVLTALKKPKNLKKIILIGFSPKFKDRQLGHDPSRIKAFMMALRKDFEGTVYNFRETAVGNRFTDIPLPEKNGSIKLLRKFIEIDLTDRLDEIDIPVVLIHGKRDRIINYNASVFCSKKIKNSSLILTDSHHAPFLEMPEIISDTLI
- a CDS encoding methyltransferase domain-containing protein is translated as MKNLVRFSFSRFSESYDREALLQRDAAKILIDFAGELKGRGIDLGCGTGFLYRLSGWENITGIDISEDMIRFYRRFNPAGIVADMEDLPFRDKSFDYAVSNFSIHWADFEKTVKEIKRVLKDNGKFVFNIPLSGSMSVVEEILGDTKFDFLPAEKVIELLDKNQFSVEQFFIKDLKKDFEDGYSLLTHLHKTGVAINTGSKTLGEKRKIVKKFKEYTHPVILNFKLLFVKAKL
- a CDS encoding DUF433 domain-containing protein translates to MEYKNRIVSDPDILRGKPRIKGTRISVELILEKLGEGISIEELLKSYPNLTREDILAAISYSADVIKNEELVEG